TCACGGACGCGCGCGTCCTGATCGACGAGGATGAGCCTGCGGAGGAGGATGCGCCACGGGAGAGCCGACCTGTACGGGATCCGCTGGCGGTGCTGCGATGGGCGGATGAAGCGGACGCGGGCGATGGAAACTGATCACGTACCCCGTCGCGCGATCGTCACGGGATCGGACTCCGGCATCGGCCGCGCCACTGCGGTCGCTCTCGCTGCAGCGGGTCTCGAAGTCGGCGTCACCTGGCACACAGATCGGGAAGGGGCGGAGCAGACCGCCGCCGAGGCGCGCAGCCATGGTGCCAGGGTCATCGTCGCTCAGCTCGACGTGACCGATATTCCGGGCTGCGGTGACGTCATCGACGCGATGATCGACGAGCTCGGTGGTCTCGACGTCTTCGTGAACAACTCCGGAATCGGCACGAAGACGCCGTTCCTTGAGATGTCGCTCGACGAATGGAACCGCGTCTTCGACACCGACCTGACAGGCGCATTCGTGTGCCTGCAACGCGCAGCGCGCTCGATGGTCGCCGCAGGCCGAGGCGGAAGGCTCATCGCGGTGACAAGTGTGCACGCGCACCAGCCCATGGTCGGATCGAGCGCATATGACGCGGCGAAGCATGGCCTCAGCGGTCTCATGAAGAACCTGGCTCTCGAGCTCGGTGCACATGGCATCAGCGCGGTCAGCGTGGCCCCGGGCGAGATCGCAACATCGATGACGGACCAGGCCGACAGCGATCCGAGGCACAAGGATCGCTCCGGTATTCCGCTGGGCCGGCCCGGCGACGCCCGCGAGGTCGCCGCGCTCATCGCATTCCTGGCGTCACCGGAGGCCGCGTACATCTCCGGCACATCGCTGGTGATCGACGGCGGCATGCTGCAGATGGGACCGCAGGCCGGCGCAGCCCTGGCAGAGCACGGCTGGCGAACAGTCTGAGACGCCCGGCCTCTGCCGGTCTGTATCTCCATGCCGCCGATCGGCCCCGCGATGTCAACCCCCGACCGCCATTGCTCGGCGAACGCCACACTGAGGTTTCACAACGAGCAGAGGAGCCGTCATGTCCGACCCGCGCGCGATTCCAGATGAGGAACGACCGTTCATCCCCGAGGAGGAGATCCCGGCGAAGGAGAGCACCGACTTCGACGCCGCCCCCGAGACCGACGAGGAGGCTGCCGAAGGCGTCGCGGGCGCCGCGGATCGCGACGAATGACGAGCGATGACACGGCAGGACGACGGGCGGATGACAACGTCATCCGGTACGACTCGCCGAGGGTTTGAGTCGCTGAGAAACGCCTTTCGCTCAGCGCGCCTGCTGCTGGCAGCGAAGGCGGCCCTCGCGGTCGGGATCGCGTGGGCAGTCGCCCCGCATATGCCAGGGGTGACGGATGAGTACCCGTACTACGCTCCGCTGGGCGCACTGCTGAGCATGTATCCGACTCTGATGGAGTCGGCCAAGTCGGGGCTGCAGACCCTGTTGGGGCTCGTGGTGGGTATCGCGCTTGCGCTCGCGGTGGTTGTGACCGTCGGACCGAATTGGTGGACCATCCCTCTGGTCGCTGGTATCGGCGTGCTGCTGTCGGGTACAGGCTGGTTCGGTGCAGGCCAGGAGTACGTGCCGATCGCAGCCCTGTTCGTGCTGATCATCGGTGGCCAGGACTCGGACGATTACTCGCTGGGCTATCTCAGCCAGATGGCGGTCGGCGTCGCGGTGGGCCTCGCCGTCAACCTGCTGATCGCCCCCAGCGTGCTCACCGGCGCCGCCGCGGCTCGAGTCAGCACCTTTCGCCGGCAGCTCGCTCGACACCTGCACGAGATCGGTGACGCGGTGTCCGAGCCTTGGCCGCCGGAGCGTGACGGATGGGCACGGGATGCCGCAGCCCTCGCCGATACATCACGAGAGGTGCGGCGGGCCCTCGACGAGGCCGACACGAGCCGCAAGGGCAACCCCAGGGCGATGCGCGGCCGTCACGACACTTCCGATGTCCATGACCGGCTGGAGGCGCTCGAGCTGATCGCAGTGCGCATTCGCGACATCTCGGACGCGCTCGCCGATGCCGTCTGGCAACGAGCCGGTGGACTGGGGCTGAATCCCCAGCTGGCCGAACCGCTGAGCGAAGCGTGCCATCGAGTCGCGGACTGCATCGACCATGACGAAGACGACAGCGCAGAAGCGCATCGCTCCCGCGAAGGTGCCGCAAGGGCGGTTCGCATCCTGCTGGAAGCGGTGGACCAGGTGTCTGTCAGCTCAGGACAGGCGATCGGCCCCGGAGTGCTCATCTGCATGCATCTTCGTCGGATACTGTTGCTTCTGCGATCCCGCGGCTGATCGAATTCGAGACGGCATCCGTCATGCGCTACCGTCGGCGTATGGGATCGATTCAGTACGGCGGGTCCGATGCCCCCATCCATATCGAGGACCGCGCACTCGCGCATCTCAAGGTCGTCATCGCCACCAAGCTGCGCCGTCAGGAGTCCTTCACCCTCTCGTGGAAGCACGCCGACGGCGACACCGTCGGCCGCTCCACGATCTGGGTTCACCCTTCGATCCCGTTGCGTTTCGTCTTCGACGATCCGGATGCTGCGTCTCTGAACGCGCAATGGATCGAACGGCTCATGCACTCGGCGAACTCGACAGGTGGTATCTCCCTGGTCGATGAGGTGCTCGAAGTCCAAAGCTGACCACGGCCGCCGCCGGCGGCCGTGTCAAGGGGCATCATGCTGAGCGGAAGTACCGCGAGAGTGTTGCGATGACCAAGCGTTCATGGACCTTCGCGATCAGGCGGATCTTCCGTGCTTTCGCTGCGGACGGCTGCGCCGACATCGCCGCGAGCCTCGCCTTCTACGCGATTCTCGCTCTGCTGCCGGCTTCGATGGTCGGATTCTCGATCCTCAGTGTGCTCGGACGTGATGACGAGACGGCACAGATTCTTCTCGAGGTCGTGCGTGCGGTTGCGCCGGAGGAAGCGGCGACGGGGGTCGGCGACTTCCTCGGGGAACTCGCCGACCTGCGGATGTCGGGCCTTCTGCTCGTGTTCGGCGTGCTGCTGTCGATCTGGTCGGTGGCGCGCTACGTCGGAGTGCTCGGGCGCGGGATGAACCGGATCTATGGCGTGGAGGAGGGGCGTCGCCTCTGGACGCTCAAGCTGAATCAGCTCGCCATCGCCGTGGTCACCATATTCTGCGCGGCGATCGCCGTGCTGCTCATCGTCGGCTCCGGCCCCGTCGCAGAAGCCATAGGAACTTCGTTGGGGCTCGGCGAGGCAGTGCTGGTCGTCTGGCGTATCGCGAGGTGGCCGCTACTCATCCTGATCGTCCTGTTCGTCGTCGCGTTGCTGTATTACTTCACCCCGAACGTCCGTCCGCCGCGGTTCCGGTGGATGAGCCTCGGTGCGGCGGTGGCGATCCTGGTGCTGGCGATCGCGTCCGCCGGATTCGGTCTGTACATCGCCAACTTCTCGAACTACGACCGCGTCTACGGTTCGTTCGCGGGCGTCATCGTCTTCGCGCTCTGGATGTGGATCGCGAACATGGCCTTGCTGGTCGGCGTGGAGTTCGACACCGAGCTGGAGCGGATCCGTGAACTCCGCGCCGGCGTACCGGCGGAGACCCAAGTGCAGCTGCCATTGCGCGACGCCGGCCGGATCGCCAAGGTGGTGCGCAAGGACAGAGCGGATGCGGCAGACGCTCGACGGATACGGCGCCGAGCACGATCCGACGCAGCCGACACAGGCCCATGAACACCGGGCCGTTGTCAAGGGCTGTGAGACCTTCCCCGTCGCGCTCTACGTTGGGGCGATGACGAAAGAGACTGAAGCACCCTCGCGACTGCGCCGCGCGATCAGCGGCCCGATGCTCTTCGCGTTCATCCTGGGAGACGTTCTGGGCGCCGGGATCTACGCTCTCATGGGCGTGCTCTCCGAGCAGGTCGGCGGGATGCTGTGGGCGCCGTTGCTGCTGGCATTGCTGCTCGCACTGCTGACGGCCGGGTCATACGCGGAACTCGTCACGAAGTATCCGCGCGCAGGCGGCGCGGCCGTCTTCGCCGAGCGCGCCTTCCGCAGCCGCATCGTGTCGTTCCTGGTCGGATTCAGCATGCTCGCCGCGGGTGTCGTGAGTGCAGCGGGCCTCGCGATCGCGTTCGCGGGGGACTACCTCCAGACGTTCATCCCGGTGCCGCCGATACTCGCGGCCATGGTGTTCCTCGTCGTCATCGCCGCGCTCAACGCCCGCGGCATCCGTGAGTCCATGGGAGCGAATCTCGTGATGACGGCGATCGAGCTGAGTGGACTCGTGATCGTCATAGCCGTCGTCGGCTTCTTCGTTGCGGGCGGGGGCGGCGATGCATCGCGCATCATGGAAGCGCCCGACGGCACCGGCACCGGGTTCGCGGTGCTGGGAGGCGCGATCATCGCCTACTACTCGTTCGTCGGCTTCGAGACGTCGGCGAACGTGATCGAGGAGGTCAAGGATCCGTCCAAGTCGTACCCGAAGGCGCTGTTCGCCGCTCTCCTCACAGCCGGTGCTGTCTATGTGCTGGTGGGTCTCGCCAGTGCGGTGGCGCTGCCCGCCGATGAGCTGCAGCAGTCCAGCGGGCCGCTTCTCGCCGTCGTCGAGGCGACGGGTATCGGTGTGCCGTCGTGGTTGTTCAGCCTGATCGCCCTGGTAGCCGTCGCTAACGGCGCTCTGCTCACGATGATCATGGCGAGCAGGCTCGCGTACGGGATGGCAGAGCAGGGTCTGCTGCCCAGCGCACTCGGGCGGGTGCTGCCGCGGCGGAAGACACCGTGGGTGGCGATCGTGACCACGACGATCGTAGCGATGCTGCTGACGCTCATCGGCGATCTCGCGACGCTGGCCGAGACGGTGGTGCTCCTGTTGCTGTTCGTCTTCCTCAGCGCCAACGTGTCCGTCCTGGTGCTGCGCCGGGATCGGGTCGAGCACGACCACTTCCGGGTGTGGACATTCGTGCCTGTGCTCGGCATCGCCTCGTGCATCCTGCTTCTGACCCAGCAGCGCGGAATCGTCTGGTTGTTCGGTGCGGGCCTTCTCGTCGTCGGCCTCGGACTCTACGCGCTCGCTCAGTGGGCGCGACGCCGAGGGGGAG
The DNA window shown above is from Microbacterium murale and carries:
- a CDS encoding DUF7882 family protein, translated to MGSIQYGGSDAPIHIEDRALAHLKVVIATKLRRQESFTLSWKHADGDTVGRSTIWVHPSIPLRFVFDDPDAASLNAQWIERLMHSANSTGGISLVDEVLEVQS
- a CDS encoding FUSC family protein, whose translation is MTRQDDGRMTTSSGTTRRGFESLRNAFRSARLLLAAKAALAVGIAWAVAPHMPGVTDEYPYYAPLGALLSMYPTLMESAKSGLQTLLGLVVGIALALAVVVTVGPNWWTIPLVAGIGVLLSGTGWFGAGQEYVPIAALFVLIIGGQDSDDYSLGYLSQMAVGVAVGLAVNLLIAPSVLTGAAAARVSTFRRQLARHLHEIGDAVSEPWPPERDGWARDAAALADTSREVRRALDEADTSRKGNPRAMRGRHDTSDVHDRLEALELIAVRIRDISDALADAVWQRAGGLGLNPQLAEPLSEACHRVADCIDHDEDDSAEAHRSREGAARAVRILLEAVDQVSVSSGQAIGPGVLICMHLRRILLLLRSRG
- a CDS encoding SDR family oxidoreductase, giving the protein METDHVPRRAIVTGSDSGIGRATAVALAAAGLEVGVTWHTDREGAEQTAAEARSHGARVIVAQLDVTDIPGCGDVIDAMIDELGGLDVFVNNSGIGTKTPFLEMSLDEWNRVFDTDLTGAFVCLQRAARSMVAAGRGGRLIAVTSVHAHQPMVGSSAYDAAKHGLSGLMKNLALELGAHGISAVSVAPGEIATSMTDQADSDPRHKDRSGIPLGRPGDAREVAALIAFLASPEAAYISGTSLVIDGGMLQMGPQAGAALAEHGWRTV
- a CDS encoding YihY/virulence factor BrkB family protein, with translation MTKRSWTFAIRRIFRAFAADGCADIAASLAFYAILALLPASMVGFSILSVLGRDDETAQILLEVVRAVAPEEAATGVGDFLGELADLRMSGLLLVFGVLLSIWSVARYVGVLGRGMNRIYGVEEGRRLWTLKLNQLAIAVVTIFCAAIAVLLIVGSGPVAEAIGTSLGLGEAVLVVWRIARWPLLILIVLFVVALLYYFTPNVRPPRFRWMSLGAAVAILVLAIASAGFGLYIANFSNYDRVYGSFAGVIVFALWMWIANMALLVGVEFDTELERIRELRAGVPAETQVQLPLRDAGRIAKVVRKDRADAADARRIRRRARSDAADTGP
- a CDS encoding APC family permease; translated protein: MTKETEAPSRLRRAISGPMLFAFILGDVLGAGIYALMGVLSEQVGGMLWAPLLLALLLALLTAGSYAELVTKYPRAGGAAVFAERAFRSRIVSFLVGFSMLAAGVVSAAGLAIAFAGDYLQTFIPVPPILAAMVFLVVIAALNARGIRESMGANLVMTAIELSGLVIVIAVVGFFVAGGGGDASRIMEAPDGTGTGFAVLGGAIIAYYSFVGFETSANVIEEVKDPSKSYPKALFAALLTAGAVYVLVGLASAVALPADELQQSSGPLLAVVEATGIGVPSWLFSLIALVAVANGALLTMIMASRLAYGMAEQGLLPSALGRVLPRRKTPWVAIVTTTIVAMLLTLIGDLATLAETVVLLLLFVFLSANVSVLVLRRDRVEHDHFRVWTFVPVLGIASCILLLTQQRGIVWLFGAGLLVVGLGLYALAQWARRRGGVSHDQ